Proteins from a genomic interval of Streptococcus oralis:
- the fusA gene encoding elongation factor G — MAREFSLEKTRNIGIMAHVDAGKTTTTERILYYTGKIHKIGETHEGASQMDWMEQEQERGITITSAATTAQWNNHRVNIIDTPGHVDFTIEVQRSLRVLDGAVTVLDSQSGVEPQTETVWRQATEYGVPRIVFANKMDKIGADFLYSVSTLHDRLQANAHPIQLPIGAEDDFRGIIDLIKMKAEIYTNDLGTDILEEDIPAEYLEQAQEYREKLIEAVAETDEDLMMKYLEGEEITNEELKAGIRKATINVEFFPVLCGSAFKNKGVQLMLDAVIDYLPSPLDIPAIKGINPDTDEEETRPASDEEPFAALAFKIMTDPFVGRLTFFRVYSGVLQSGSYVLNTSKGKRERIGRILQMHANSRQEIDTVYSGDIAAAVGLKDTTTGDSLTDEKAKIILESINVPEPVIQLMVEPKSKADQDKMGIALQKLAEEDPTFRVETNVETGETVISGMGELHLDVLVDRMRREFKVEANVGAPQVSYRETFRASTQARGFFKRQSGGKGQFGDVWIEFTPNEEGKGFEFENAIVGGVVPREFIPAVEKGLVEAMANGVLAGYPIVDVKAKLYDGSYHDVDSSETAFKIAASLALKEAAKTAQPAILEPMMLVTITVPEENLGDVMGHVTARRGRVDGMEAHGNSQIVRAYVPLAEMFGYATVLRSASQGRGTFMMVFDHYEDVPKSVQEEIIKKNKGEE; from the coding sequence ATGGCACGCGAATTTTCACTTGAAAAAACTCGTAATATCGGTATCATGGCTCACGTCGATGCCGGTAAAACAACAACTACTGAGCGTATTCTTTACTACACTGGTAAAATCCACAAAATCGGTGAAACTCACGAAGGTGCGTCACAAATGGACTGGATGGAGCAAGAGCAAGAACGTGGTATCACTATCACATCTGCTGCGACAACAGCTCAATGGAACAACCACCGCGTAAACATCATCGACACACCAGGGCACGTGGACTTCACAATTGAAGTACAACGTTCTCTTCGTGTATTGGACGGTGCGGTTACCGTTCTTGACTCACAATCAGGTGTTGAGCCTCAAACTGAAACAGTTTGGCGTCAAGCAACTGAGTACGGAGTTCCACGTATCGTATTTGCCAACAAAATGGACAAAATCGGTGCTGACTTCCTTTACTCAGTAAGCACACTTCACGACCGTCTTCAAGCAAACGCACACCCAATCCAATTGCCAATCGGTGCTGAAGATGATTTCCGTGGTATCATCGACTTGATCAAGATGAAAGCTGAGATCTATACAAACGACCTTGGTACAGATATCCTTGAAGAGGATATTCCAGCTGAATATCTTGAACAAGCACAAGAATACCGTGAAAAATTGATCGAAGCAGTTGCTGAAACTGATGAAGATTTGATGATGAAATACCTCGAAGGTGAAGAAATCACTAACGAAGAATTGAAAGCGGGTATCCGTAAAGCTACTATCAATGTTGAATTCTTCCCAGTATTGTGTGGTTCTGCCTTTAAGAACAAGGGTGTTCAATTGATGCTTGATGCAGTTATCGACTACCTTCCAAGCCCACTTGATATCCCAGCGATTAAAGGTATCAACCCAGATACAGATGAAGAAGAAACTCGTCCAGCATCTGACGAAGAGCCATTCGCAGCTCTTGCCTTCAAGATCATGACTGACCCATTCGTAGGTCGTTTGACATTCTTCCGTGTTTACTCAGGTGTTCTTCAATCAGGTTCATACGTATTGAATACTTCTAAAGGTAAACGTGAACGTATCGGACGTATCCTTCAAATGCACGCTAACAGCCGTCAAGAAATTGACACTGTTTACTCAGGTGATATCGCTGCTGCCGTTGGTTTGAAAGATACTACAACTGGTGACTCATTGACAGATGAAAAAGCTAAAATCATCCTTGAGTCAATCAACGTTCCAGAACCAGTTATCCAATTGATGGTTGAGCCAAAATCTAAAGCAGACCAAGACAAGATGGGTATTGCCCTTCAAAAATTGGCTGAAGAAGATCCAACATTCCGTGTTGAAACAAACGTTGAAACTGGTGAAACAGTTATCTCTGGTATGGGTGAGCTTCACCTTGATGTCCTTGTTGACCGTATGCGTCGTGAGTTCAAAGTTGAAGCGAACGTAGGTGCTCCTCAAGTATCTTACCGTGAAACATTCCGCGCTTCTACTCAAGCACGTGGATTCTTCAAACGTCAGTCTGGTGGTAAAGGTCAATTTGGTGATGTATGGATTGAATTTACTCCAAACGAAGAAGGTAAAGGATTCGAATTCGAAAACGCAATCGTCGGTGGTGTGGTTCCTCGTGAATTTATCCCAGCGGTTGAAAAAGGACTTGTAGAAGCAATGGCTAACGGTGTCCTTGCAGGTTATCCAATTGTTGACGTTAAAGCTAAACTTTACGATGGTTCATACCACGATGTCGACTCATCTGAAACTGCCTTCAAGATTGCTGCATCTCTTGCACTTAAAGAAGCTGCTAAGACTGCACAACCAGCTATCCTTGAACCAATGATGCTTGTAACCATCACTGTTCCAGAAGAAAATCTTGGTGATGTTATGGGTCACGTAACTGCTCGTCGTGGACGTGTAGATGGTATGGAAGCACACGGTAACAGCCAAATCGTTCGTGCTTACGTTCCACTTGCTGAAATGTTCGGTTACGCAACAGTTCTTCGTTCTGCATCTCAAGGACGTGGTACATTCATGATGGTATTTGATCACTACGAAGATGTACCTAAGTCAGTACAAGAAGAAATCATTAAGAAAAACAAAGGTGAAGAATAA
- the rpsG gene encoding 30S ribosomal protein S7: protein MSRKNRAPKRDVLPDPLYNSQLVTRLINRVMLDGKRGTAASIVYGAFEQIKEATGNDALEVFETAMENIMPVLEVRARRVGGSNYQVPVEVRPERRTTLGLRWLVTIARLRGEHTMQDRLAKEILDAANNTGAAVKKREDTHRMAEANRAFAHFRW, encoded by the coding sequence ATGAGTCGTAAAAATAGAGCTCCAAAACGTGACGTATTGCCAGATCCGCTTTACAATTCACAACTAGTTACTCGTCTTATCAACCGCGTTATGCTTGATGGTAAACGTGGTACAGCTGCTTCAATCGTTTACGGTGCTTTTGAGCAAATCAAAGAAGCTACTGGCAACGATGCACTTGAAGTATTTGAAACAGCTATGGAAAACATCATGCCTGTACTTGAAGTACGTGCACGTCGTGTTGGTGGATCTAACTACCAAGTCCCAGTTGAAGTTCGTCCAGAACGTCGTACAACACTTGGACTTCGTTGGTTGGTAACCATCGCTCGCCTTCGTGGTGAACACACAATGCAAGATCGTCTTGCAAAAGAAATCTTGGATGCTGCTAACAACACTGGTGCAGCAGTTAAGAAACGTGAAGACACTCACCGTATGGCTGAAGCTAACCGTGCCTTCGCACACTTCCGTTGGTAA
- the rpsL gene encoding 30S ribosomal protein S12, producing MPTINQLVRKPRKSKVEKSKSPALNVGYNSHKKVQTNVSSPQKRGVATRVGTMTPKKPNSALRKFARVRLSNLIEVTAYIPGIGHNLQEHSVVLLRGGRVKDLPGVRYHIVRGALDTAGVNDRKQGRSKYGTKRPKA from the coding sequence ATGCCTACAATTAACCAATTGGTTCGCAAACCGCGTAAATCAAAAGTAGAAAAATCTAAATCACCAGCTTTGAACGTTGGTTACAACAGTCATAAAAAAGTTCAAACAAACGTTTCTTCACCACAAAAACGTGGTGTAGCAACTCGTGTTGGAACAATGACACCTAAAAAACCTAACTCTGCCCTTCGTAAATTTGCTCGTGTACGTTTGAGCAACCTTATCGAAGTTACTGCCTACATCCCAGGTATCGGACACAACTTGCAAGAGCACAGCGTGGTGCTTCTTCGTGGTGGACGTGTAAAAGACCTTCCAGGGGTACGTTACCATATCGTCCGTGGTGCACTTGATACTGCAGGTGTTAACGATCGTAAACAAGGCCGTTCTAAATACGGTACTAAACGTCCAAAAGCATAA
- a CDS encoding response regulator transcription factor has translation MKLLVAEDQSMLRDAMCQLLTFQPDVDSVLQAKDGQEAIQLLEKESVDIAILDVEMPVKTGLEVLEWIRTEKAETKVVVVTTFKRPGYFERAVKAGVDAYVLKERSIADLMQTLHTVLEGRKEYSPELMEVVMTHPNPLTEQEIAVLKGIAQGLSNQEIADQLYLSNGTVRNYVTNILSKLDAGNRTDAANIAKESGWL, from the coding sequence ATGAAACTACTTGTTGCAGAAGATCAAAGTATGTTGCGAGATGCTATGTGCCAGTTGCTTACCTTTCAACCAGATGTAGATTCTGTCCTACAAGCTAAGGATGGCCAAGAGGCAATCCAACTCCTAGAAAAAGAGTCTGTGGATATCGCCATTCTTGACGTAGAAATGCCTGTTAAGACAGGCCTCGAAGTCTTGGAGTGGATACGAACAGAAAAGGCGGAAACAAAGGTGGTTGTGGTGACGACTTTCAAGCGCCCCGGCTATTTTGAACGTGCGGTCAAGGCTGGAGTGGATGCTTATGTCTTAAAAGAAAGAAGCATTGCGGACCTTATGCAAACCTTGCACACTGTTCTCGAAGGACGCAAGGAATATTCGCCTGAATTGATGGAAGTGGTGATGACACATCCCAATCCGTTAACAGAGCAAGAAATCGCTGTTTTAAAGGGAATTGCTCAGGGCTTGTCTAACCAAGAAATCGCAGATCAGCTTTATCTATCAAATGGAACCGTCCGAAACTATGTTACCAATATTCTTTCGAAACTAGATGCTGGTAATCGAACAGATGCAGCCAACATCGCAAAAGAATCTGGTTGGCTTTGA
- a CDS encoding sensor histidine kinase, translating to MLEKFKNTHYMFHISTVFIIFPIAGVIVGEYPLLTLLWTLLFVLAFYSVLVSQNRTVQWLAWWIMLAYIFYSSVWLNGSFAWFIFYLSNLLIYQLDEISFHSWRFVSFIVLQPLILTGIYMVDQVSPWQLLFFLVTFVFSDALTFGLYRIRMAEELKEEKRKQNAKLNLFLAENERSRIGQDLHDSLGHTFAMLSVKTDLALQLLQMEAYPQVEKELKEIHQISKESMNEVRTIIENLKTRTLVSEFATVKKMLEIAGIETEVNHQLDTASLTQELESTASMILLELVTNIIKHAKASKAYLKLERTEKELILTVRDDGCGFASLKGDELHTVRDRVLPFSGEVKVISQKHPTEVQVRLPYKERN from the coding sequence ATGTTGGAAAAATTTAAAAACACTCATTATATGTTTCATATTTCAACAGTGTTTATCATCTTTCCTATAGCGGGTGTCATCGTTGGAGAGTACCCGCTTTTAACCTTGTTATGGACCCTACTATTTGTCCTAGCTTTCTATTCGGTTTTAGTCAGTCAGAATCGCACCGTGCAGTGGCTAGCTTGGTGGATCATGCTTGCTTACATTTTTTACAGTTCCGTTTGGCTGAATGGGAGCTTCGCTTGGTTTATCTTTTATTTATCAAACCTCCTTATTTACCAACTGGATGAGATTTCTTTTCACTCTTGGCGTTTTGTCAGCTTTATTGTCTTACAACCGCTGATTTTGACAGGGATTTATATGGTCGATCAAGTTAGTCCCTGGCAACTGCTCTTTTTCTTGGTGACCTTTGTCTTTTCTGATGCCTTGACTTTTGGTCTCTATCGAATTCGGATGGCAGAAGAGCTAAAAGAAGAAAAGAGAAAACAAAATGCAAAGCTCAATCTCTTCTTGGCTGAAAATGAACGCAGTCGTATCGGCCAGGATCTCCATGACAGTCTAGGCCATACTTTTGCTATGTTGAGTGTGAAGACGGATCTTGCCCTCCAGCTTCTTCAAATGGAGGCCTATCCTCAAGTAGAAAAAGAATTAAAAGAAATTCATCAGATCAGTAAAGAATCCATGAACGAAGTTCGTACCATCATTGAAAATCTTAAAACCAGAACTCTTGTGTCTGAATTTGCGACTGTGAAAAAAATGCTGGAAATTGCTGGAATTGAAACGGAAGTCAATCACCAACTAGATACTGCTAGCCTAACTCAGGAATTGGAGTCAACAGCTTCCATGATTTTGCTTGAATTGGTGACCAATATCATCAAACATGCCAAAGCATCCAAAGCCTACTTAAAATTAGAACGAACAGAGAAAGAACTTATTCTAACAGTGAGAGATGATGGCTGTGGCTTTGCTTCTCTAAAGGGAGATGAACTCCATACCGTTCGAGATCGTGTCCTTCCTTTTTCAGGAGAAGTAAAAGTGATCAGTCAGAAACATCCAACTGAAGTGCAGGTTCGACTACCTTATAAGGAGAGAAACTAA
- a CDS encoding ABC transporter permease gives MKNMTSLMKVEIILMKRQAVYYLLSIGLPSVFYLIFSGMMSGSDIPEIALQAYLFAMTLFSIMSSAFFSIPSTLESDKTNNWQKLIQHSPVSMVEYYVSKLFSTLLTFLLSIIVVFSVGHFVRGVTLPWLDWLVIGVMLLVGSVVFISMGVLVSLLPSAQLMTVIGNIAYIALAVLGGLWFPLSSFPEWLQSIGKLTPTYQLMQVVSTYLEHHELNILSALVVLGYTVFFSVLVIQLKKRIEVK, from the coding sequence ATGAAAAATATGACAAGTCTCATGAAAGTGGAAATCATTCTGATGAAACGGCAAGCCGTCTACTACTTGCTTTCCATCGGACTTCCAAGTGTGTTTTACCTTATCTTTTCTGGTATGATGTCAGGGTCAGATATTCCAGAGATCGCTCTTCAAGCCTATCTTTTTGCCATGACGCTCTTTAGTATCATGTCAAGCGCCTTTTTCAGCATTCCTAGCACACTCGAGTCTGATAAGACAAACAACTGGCAAAAATTGATTCAACATTCTCCCGTATCTATGGTAGAATATTATGTATCAAAACTGTTCAGTACTCTACTGACTTTCTTGTTATCAATTATAGTTGTCTTTTCAGTTGGTCATTTTGTCCGTGGAGTGACTCTGCCTTGGCTTGATTGGTTGGTGATTGGAGTTATGTTGCTGGTCGGAAGTGTGGTCTTTATCAGTATGGGGGTCTTGGTGAGCTTGCTTCCCAGTGCTCAATTGATGACGGTTATTGGAAATATTGCCTATATTGCTTTGGCTGTCCTAGGTGGACTCTGGTTCCCTTTGAGTTCCTTCCCAGAATGGCTCCAATCTATTGGAAAACTGACTCCAACCTATCAACTGATGCAGGTCGTCTCTACTTATTTGGAGCACCATGAGTTGAATATTCTTTCTGCCTTGGTTGTACTAGGCTATACAGTGTTCTTTAGTGTACTGGTAATCCAGCTTAAAAAACGGATTGAGGTAAAATAA
- a CDS encoding ABC transporter ATP-binding protein translates to MTVIKVEKLSKKIKDKEILRNISFEINDGECVALIGPNGAGKTTLIDCLLGDKFVSSGQVTIQGFAPIDPRLKQLVSVLPQENAVVQSLKVKELLSFFKSLYPNSLSDKEIDDLLRFSDKQKNQLAGKLSGGQKRLFSFVLTLIGRPEILFLDEPTAAMDTSTRQHFWEIVNRLKKNGVTIVYSSHYIEEVEHTADRILVLHKGELIRDTTPYAMRGEEQEKHFTVPLTYQDFVSTLTVVQEIEIKQNALSFTTKEASQVWEVLKEQGCTIEEIEVRNRTLLDSIFETTQD, encoded by the coding sequence ATGACTGTGATTAAAGTTGAGAAATTGAGTAAGAAAATAAAAGACAAGGAGATCTTGCGGAACATCTCCTTTGAAATCAACGATGGTGAATGTGTCGCCTTGATAGGACCTAATGGAGCAGGAAAGACAACTTTGATTGATTGCCTCTTGGGTGACAAGTTCGTGAGCTCAGGTCAGGTAACCATTCAAGGATTTGCGCCAATCGATCCTCGATTAAAGCAGCTTGTTTCTGTCTTGCCTCAAGAAAATGCAGTTGTCCAAAGCTTGAAAGTGAAAGAACTTCTATCATTTTTCAAGTCACTTTATCCTAACAGTCTTTCAGACAAAGAAATTGATGATTTGCTAAGGTTTTCGGACAAGCAGAAAAATCAGCTAGCGGGCAAGTTGTCTGGTGGGCAAAAACGTTTGTTCTCTTTCGTGTTGACTTTAATAGGTCGTCCGGAAATTCTATTTTTAGACGAGCCAACTGCTGCCATGGATACCTCGACACGTCAGCATTTTTGGGAAATTGTCAATCGGTTAAAGAAAAATGGTGTCACCATTGTCTACTCTTCTCACTATATCGAAGAGGTAGAACATACGGCTGACCGCATCTTGGTCCTCCACAAGGGCGAATTGATTCGTGACACGACACCTTATGCCATGCGTGGTGAAGAACAAGAAAAGCATTTTACGGTGCCTCTAACCTATCAGGATTTTGTCAGTACCTTGACTGTGGTTCAAGAGATTGAAATCAAGCAAAATGCACTTTCCTTCACAACCAAAGAAGCCAGCCAGGTATGGGAAGTCTTGAAAGAACAGGGCTGCACGATCGAAGAAATTGAAGTTCGCAATCGAACTCTCTTAGACAGCATCTTCGAAACGACTCAAGACTAA
- a CDS encoding DAK2 domain-containing protein — MSKITTSLFQEMVQAASTRLNKQAEYVNSLNVFPVPDGDTGTNMGMTIENGAKEVADKPASTVGEVASILAKGLLMGARGNSGVITSQLFRGFSQAIKEKDELTGQDLALAFQSGVEVAYKAVMKPVEGTILTVSRGAAIGAKKKAEETDDAVEVMRAALEGAKAALAKTPEMLPVLKEVGVVDSGGQGLVFIYEGFLSALTGEYSASEDFVATPANMSEMINAEHHKSVAGHVATEDITFGYCTEIMVALKQGPTYSKDFDYDEFRNYLNDLGDSLLVVNDDEIVKVHVHTEDPGLVMQEGLKYGSLIKVKVDNMRNQHEAQVEKEATQGNKPAETKEYALIAVVAGQGLADIFRAQGVDYVIEGGQTMNPSTEDFIKAVEQVNARNIIFLPNNKNIFMAAQSAAEVLEQPAVVVEARTIPQGLTSLLAFDPSKSIEENKERMTAALGDVVSGSVTTAVRDTTIDGLEIHENDNLGMVDGKILVSNPDMHQTLTKTLKHMLDEDSEIVTFYIGEDGSEELANQIAQEITEEFEDVEVEIHQGQQPVYPYLFSVE, encoded by the coding sequence GTGTCAAAAATTACTACCAGTTTATTCCAAGAGATGGTGCAGGCTGCATCAACTCGTTTGAATAAGCAAGCAGAATATGTCAATTCATTGAACGTCTTTCCAGTTCCAGATGGAGATACTGGGACAAACATGGGAATGACCATTGAAAATGGTGCGAAAGAAGTAGCAGACAAGCCTGCTTCTACAGTTGGAGAAGTAGCGAGCATTCTTGCCAAAGGGCTCTTGATGGGTGCGCGTGGGAACTCAGGGGTTATCACTTCTCAGCTCTTCCGTGGCTTCTCTCAGGCTATCAAGGAAAAAGATGAATTAACAGGTCAAGACTTGGCTCTTGCCTTCCAATCCGGTGTCGAAGTAGCTTATAAAGCGGTTATGAAACCAGTTGAAGGAACTATTTTGACTGTTTCTCGTGGTGCAGCCATTGGGGCTAAGAAAAAGGCCGAGGAGACAGATGATGCTGTTGAGGTCATGCGTGCAGCCTTGGAAGGCGCGAAAGCAGCTTTGGCTAAGACACCAGAAATGCTTCCAGTCCTTAAGGAAGTTGGTGTGGTAGACTCAGGTGGTCAAGGTTTGGTCTTCATCTACGAAGGCTTCCTTTCAGCTCTTACTGGTGAATACAGTGCTTCTGAAGACTTTGTAGCGACTCCTGCCAACATGAGTGAAATGATCAATGCAGAGCACCACAAGTCTGTAGCAGGGCATGTGGCAACTGAGGATATTACCTTCGGTTACTGTACAGAGATCATGGTAGCTCTCAAACAAGGTCCAACTTATTCTAAGGACTTTGACTACGATGAATTCCGTAACTACTTGAATGACTTAGGTGACTCTCTACTTGTTGTCAATGATGATGAAATCGTCAAAGTTCACGTCCATACAGAAGATCCAGGTCTTGTCATGCAAGAAGGTCTTAAATATGGTAGCTTGATCAAGGTCAAAGTGGACAACATGCGTAATCAACACGAGGCGCAAGTTGAAAAAGAAGCAACTCAAGGAAACAAGCCTGCTGAAACAAAAGAGTATGCCCTTATCGCAGTAGTAGCTGGTCAAGGTTTAGCAGATATCTTCCGTGCCCAAGGTGTGGATTATGTCATCGAAGGTGGTCAGACAATGAACCCTTCAACAGAAGACTTTATCAAGGCTGTTGAACAGGTCAATGCTCGCAACATCATCTTCTTGCCGAACAACAAAAATATCTTTATGGCAGCTCAGTCTGCGGCTGAAGTGCTTGAACAACCTGCTGTTGTGGTAGAAGCACGTACAATTCCTCAAGGGTTGACGAGTCTTCTTGCCTTCGATCCAAGCAAGTCTATCGAAGAAAATAAAGAACGCATGACTGCAGCTCTTGGTGATGTGGTCAGCGGTAGTGTAACAACAGCCGTTCGTGACACGACTATCGATGGTTTGGAAATTCATGAAAATGACAATCTTGGTATGGTAGATGGTAAGATCCTCGTATCAAACCCTGACATGCACCAAACTTTGACTAAAACATTGAAACATATGTTGGATGAAGACAGTGAAATCGTAACCTTCTATATTGGTGAAGATGGAAGTGAAGAATTGGCTAACCAAATCGCCCAAGAAATCACAGAAGAATTCGAAGATGTTGAAGTAGAGATTCACCAAGGTCAACAACCTGTATATCCATATCTTTTCAGTGTGGAATAA
- a CDS encoding Asp23/Gls24 family envelope stress response protein — protein MTVKINTKDGQIELTDEVIATVVGGAATEIFGVVGMASKNALKDNFQALLGKENYSKGVVVKAAEDGSIAVDVYTVLSYGVKISEVSKNIQERVRFSLENQLGITAQTVNVYIQNIKVVGE, from the coding sequence ATGACTGTAAAAATTAATACAAAAGATGGTCAAATCGAACTGACAGATGAAGTGATTGCAACCGTAGTAGGTGGTGCCGCAACTGAGATTTTTGGTGTGGTCGGTATGGCTAGTAAAAATGCCCTCAAAGACAATTTCCAAGCCCTTCTTGGTAAGGAAAATTATTCTAAGGGTGTTGTCGTGAAGGCAGCCGAGGATGGTAGCATTGCAGTTGATGTTTATACCGTATTGAGCTACGGAGTAAAGATAAGCGAAGTGTCAAAAAACATTCAAGAGCGTGTTCGTTTTAGTTTAGAAAATCAACTAGGAATTACTGCTCAGACTGTGAATGTCTACATTCAAAATATCAAAGTTGTAGGAGAATAA
- the rpmB gene encoding 50S ribosomal protein L28: protein MAKVCYFTGRKTVSGNNRSHAMNQTKRAVKPNLQKVTVLIDGKPKKVWASARALKSGKVERV from the coding sequence ATGGCTAAAGTATGTTACTTTACAGGTCGTAAGACTGTATCGGGAAACAACCGTTCACACGCGATGAACCAAACAAAACGTGCCGTAAAACCAAACCTTCAAAAAGTTACTGTTCTTATCGATGGTAAACCTAAAAAAGTTTGGGCTTCAGCTCGTGCTTTGAAATCAGGTAAAGTTGAACGCGTTTAA
- a CDS encoding LiaF transmembrane domain-containing protein yields MKKKAFGIVLLVLAAWILLQGNFGIPSLDGKIWPLIGIAFFAYQSVEALLRRHLTSAVFTALVALMIANHFYNIFPIPNQSLFWASILAVLGVGYLTHSSKFWYGKKWWYNGKKTVVTDKEVAFGSGTFYKQDQDLVDDQVEVAFGDAKIYYDNAEMLGDFATLNIEVAFGNATVYVPQHWRVDLKVETSFGAAKADAPVAPTNKTLIIRGEVAFGKLGVVYVK; encoded by the coding sequence ATGAAAAAGAAAGCATTTGGTATTGTTTTATTGGTTTTAGCAGCTTGGATCTTGCTGCAAGGAAATTTTGGCATTCCTTCTTTGGATGGTAAAATATGGCCTTTGATTGGTATCGCCTTTTTTGCTTACCAATCAGTTGAAGCTTTGCTTCGTCGTCATCTAACATCAGCAGTTTTTACCGCTCTAGTAGCCTTAATGATTGCGAATCATTTTTATAACATTTTTCCTATTCCAAACCAGTCTTTGTTTTGGGCTAGTATCTTAGCAGTGCTAGGAGTTGGCTATCTCACTCACTCAAGTAAGTTTTGGTATGGCAAAAAATGGTGGTACAATGGGAAAAAAACAGTCGTCACGGATAAGGAAGTCGCTTTTGGTAGTGGGACCTTCTATAAGCAAGATCAAGATCTCGTAGATGACCAAGTTGAAGTTGCTTTTGGAGATGCAAAAATCTACTATGATAATGCAGAGATGTTAGGTGATTTTGCAACTCTGAATATCGAAGTGGCTTTTGGTAATGCAACTGTCTATGTTCCACAACACTGGCGTGTCGATTTGAAAGTAGAAACCTCCTTTGGTGCAGCTAAGGCAGATGCTCCTGTAGCGCCAACAAACAAAACCTTGATTATCCGTGGGGAAGTCGCTTTTGGTAAACTTGGAGTTGTTTACGTTAAATAA
- a CDS encoding LytTR family DNA-binding domain-containing protein → MKLRIEIDGNLEETEIVIKTPALTDEIADLQRLLQESKAPRLTFYKGTGEYYLDLSEILFFETEGSKIYAHNQKEAYEVRLKLYELESILPRYFSRVSKSTIANIRQIYSVDKSFSGTGTISFYQTHKEVHVSRHYQSLLKENLRNMR, encoded by the coding sequence ATGAAGTTACGAATTGAGATTGACGGCAATTTAGAGGAGACTGAAATTGTCATCAAGACCCCTGCTTTGACAGATGAAATTGCAGACTTGCAACGGCTCTTGCAAGAGTCAAAGGCTCCGAGGTTGACTTTTTACAAGGGGACAGGTGAATATTATCTAGACCTTTCAGAAATTCTCTTCTTTGAAACAGAAGGGAGCAAGATCTACGCTCATAACCAGAAGGAAGCCTATGAAGTTCGTCTCAAACTTTATGAGTTGGAGTCCATCTTGCCTCGCTATTTCAGTCGGGTATCCAAGTCAACTATCGCAAACATCCGTCAGATTTACTCAGTGGACAAGTCCTTTTCAGGAACGGGCACCATTTCCTTTTATCAGACGCACAAGGAGGTTCATGTTTCACGACATTACCAATCCCTCCTAAAAGAAAATCTAAGAAACATGAGGTAA
- a CDS encoding phosphatase PAP2 family protein produces MKNYQEWYRNISSRLTSHPPLLFLLRSFNRLMTVAMPLIYLILLVTTYLQLGLGQQVGVYLFVPATGFVILSLFRKKINHPRPYETWNISPLLEKDSLGQSMPSRHVFSATIISLACLHASLPVGLACLIFSALLGLVRVLGGVHYPKDVLVGYACGLVWGSLFFLF; encoded by the coding sequence ATGAAAAATTATCAAGAATGGTATCGAAATATCAGCTCCAGACTAACTAGTCATCCCCCTCTTTTATTCCTATTACGCAGTTTCAATCGTTTGATGACAGTCGCCATGCCCCTGATCTATTTGATCTTGCTAGTCACCACTTACCTGCAACTAGGACTTGGTCAGCAAGTCGGGGTCTATTTGTTTGTCCCTGCTACAGGCTTTGTGATCTTGTCCCTGTTTCGTAAGAAAATCAATCACCCGCGACCCTATGAAACTTGGAACATCAGTCCCCTACTTGAAAAGGATAGCTTGGGACAGTCTATGCCCAGTCGCCATGTCTTTTCGGCAACTATCATCTCCCTGGCCTGTCTGCATGCTAGTCTACCTGTTGGCTTAGCATGCTTGATTTTTTCAGCTTTGCTGGGCTTGGTGAGGGTTTTAGGGGGTGTTCATTATCCTAAGGATGTCTTAGTTGGCTATGCTTGTGGTCTGGTGTGGGGATCCCTTTTCTTCCTATTCTGA